A region from the Afifella aestuarii genome encodes:
- a CDS encoding LysR substrate-binding domain-containing protein, giving the protein MTRRLPSLNALRAFEAAGRHGRMSLAAKELNVTHSAVSRQVQQLEDVLGVSLFEGPKNAIRLTEEGRALLPGLTAGFDQLQAAVARVATRRSSLIDLACSGTLAMRWLIPRIHVFKERHPEIEVRLTACDHDEEFARIDFDLALRVGTGPWPSGLLTRPLFAEKIGPVLSPSIARLLPQDIAGLPILHTRTRPGAWAQWAGASGERNPASELEAAPAATVYQRFYYLLEAATAGLGVAIGPWPLVADDIAAGRLVAPFGFFPSGNHYIALWRPRPTAALTLLLNWLFEEAERFEPTAPDPLS; this is encoded by the coding sequence ATGACGCGACGCCTTCCCTCACTCAACGCGCTGCGCGCCTTCGAGGCCGCCGGTCGCCACGGCCGGATGTCTTTGGCCGCCAAAGAGCTGAACGTCACCCACAGCGCGGTCTCGCGTCAGGTGCAGCAGCTTGAAGACGTTCTCGGGGTTTCCCTCTTTGAAGGGCCGAAGAACGCCATCCGCCTGACGGAGGAAGGGCGCGCGCTCCTACCGGGTCTCACCGCCGGCTTCGACCAGCTGCAGGCGGCTGTGGCGCGCGTCGCGACCAGGCGGTCCTCCCTCATCGATCTCGCCTGCAGCGGGACGCTCGCCATGCGCTGGCTCATCCCCCGTATCCACGTCTTCAAAGAGCGGCACCCGGAGATCGAGGTGCGTCTGACGGCCTGCGATCACGACGAAGAATTCGCCCGCATCGATTTCGACCTTGCACTCCGCGTGGGCACCGGTCCCTGGCCCTCCGGCCTTCTGACCCGGCCCCTCTTTGCCGAAAAAATTGGGCCCGTCCTCTCCCCCTCCATTGCGCGGCTCCTTCCACAGGACATCGCCGGCCTACCCATTCTGCACACGCGCACGCGGCCGGGCGCGTGGGCGCAATGGGCGGGCGCGAGCGGCGAGAGAAATCCCGCCAGTGAACTCGAAGCCGCCCCGGCGGCAACCGTCTATCAGCGTTTCTATTATCTCCTCGAAGCGGCGACCGCTGGCCTGGGCGTGGCGATCGGACCCTGGCCGCTCGTGGCGGACGATATCGCGGCGGGCCGGCTCGTTGCGCCTTTCGGCTTTTTCCCAAGCGGCAACCACTACATCGCGCTATGGCGACCGCGCCCGACGGCGGCCCTCACGCTTCTCCTCAATTGGCTTTTCGAAGAGGCAGAACGTTTCGAGCCGACGGCGCCAGACCCGCTTTCCTGA
- a CDS encoding glucan biosynthesis protein has translation MMKISRRAALAGGGALALSPFASRSFAGLNVETDGILYGPTQPFSFDLLKETAKTLSEAPWEPPASAMAEILDKIDYDAYFQISYRKDRTLHLGGEGGAPIQLFHLGRYQKDPVTVAVVKDGKAHEVLYRQSYFDMPAGHIARSLPQSIGFAGFRVMAENLKWDWLSFLGASYFRSPGSGKQYGLSARGIAIDTGLATGEEFPRFSRFFLEGVPGDPDRLTVYALLEGPSLTGAYRFDCAREARVVMETEAVLFPRQEITRLGIAPLTSMFWYSQKDRQHAKDWRPEIHDSDGLAMWTGSGERIWRPLNNPPAVMTNSFSDDNPKGFGLLQRDRHFDHYQDDGVFYHRRPSLWVEPLEGWGKGAVQLVEIPTDDEIYDNIVAYWTPEEKVEAGKTLDLKYRLHWGFDEPYATKAGRVVDTFIGAGGVPGQPRPKEVYQFVIDFSGGDLGRFTREDGVTAMVNVSRGTLGRCSAYPVVDSNGLFRAAFEVHVTGKDPVDLRLFLKKDGEALTETWISQFFPASMDLADSR, from the coding sequence ATGATGAAAATCTCACGCCGCGCTGCGCTCGCCGGAGGGGGAGCGCTCGCCCTCAGCCCATTTGCGAGCCGGAGCTTCGCAGGGCTCAATGTCGAGACCGACGGTATCCTTTACGGGCCGACGCAGCCCTTTTCGTTCGATCTTCTGAAGGAGACGGCGAAGACGCTCTCTGAAGCGCCCTGGGAGCCGCCCGCCTCCGCCATGGCGGAAATCCTCGATAAGATCGATTACGACGCCTATTTCCAGATCAGCTATCGCAAGGACCGCACCTTACATCTCGGCGGAGAGGGCGGAGCGCCGATCCAGCTTTTTCATCTCGGTCGCTATCAGAAGGACCCCGTCACTGTTGCCGTGGTCAAAGACGGCAAGGCGCACGAGGTTCTTTACCGCCAGAGCTATTTCGATATGCCGGCGGGCCACATCGCCCGCAGCCTGCCGCAAAGCATCGGCTTCGCCGGTTTCCGGGTGATGGCGGAAAACTTGAAATGGGACTGGCTGTCGTTCCTCGGCGCCTCTTATTTTCGTTCTCCCGGAAGCGGCAAGCAATACGGGCTGTCGGCCCGGGGCATTGCCATCGATACGGGGCTCGCGACGGGCGAGGAATTTCCGCGTTTCAGCCGGTTCTTCCTTGAGGGCGTGCCGGGCGATCCTGACCGGCTCACCGTCTACGCGCTGCTTGAGGGTCCGAGCCTGACGGGCGCCTACCGCTTCGATTGCGCCCGCGAAGCGCGCGTCGTCATGGAGACGGAAGCGGTCCTCTTCCCGCGCCAGGAGATCACTCGGCTTGGCATCGCCCCGTTGACCTCGATGTTCTGGTACTCGCAAAAAGACCGGCAGCACGCGAAAGACTGGCGGCCCGAAATCCACGATTCCGACGGGCTCGCCATGTGGACGGGCAGTGGCGAACGCATCTGGCGCCCGCTCAACAATCCGCCCGCCGTGATGACCAACAGCTTCAGCGATGACAACCCGAAGGGATTCGGTCTGCTTCAGCGCGATCGGCATTTCGACCATTACCAGGACGACGGTGTCTTCTATCATCGCCGCCCCTCGCTCTGGGTCGAACCGCTCGAAGGATGGGGCAAGGGCGCGGTGCAACTCGTGGAGATCCCGACGGACGACGAGATCTACGACAACATCGTCGCCTATTGGACCCCGGAGGAGAAGGTCGAGGCGGGCAAGACGCTCGATCTCAAATACCGTCTGCACTGGGGATTCGACGAGCCTTACGCGACAAAGGCGGGGCGGGTCGTCGACACCTTTATCGGCGCCGGCGGCGTTCCGGGGCAGCCGCGTCCAAAGGAGGTCTATCAATTCGTCATCGACTTCTCCGGTGGCGATCTCGGCCGCTTCACGCGCGAAGACGGCGTGACCGCCATGGTTAATGTTTCACGTGGCACATTGGGGCGGTGCAGCGCCTATCCGGTCGTCGACAGCAACGGGCTCTTCCGTGCCGCCTTCGAGGTGCACGTCACCGGAAAAGACCCGGTGGACCTGCGGCTTTTCCTCAAGAAGGACGGTGAAGCGCTGACGGAGACCTGGATCTCACAGTTCTTCCCGGCCAGCATGGATCTCGCCGACAGCCGCTGA
- a CDS encoding MBL fold metallo-hydrolase, which produces MSELPFDLTLEGAPGECVRLSPRVRRVLAPNPSPFTFRGTCTYIIGTGEVAVIDPGPADSAHIEALLAAVSGEKLRHILLTHTHLDHYPAVAPLAEATGAMVAGCRGTNDSAFAYKPDRVLEEGERIEGPDYTLTALATPGHAANHLCYELKEEKALFSGDHVMGWSTSVVIPPDGNMGDYMASLRRLLDRDHDIYWPGHGGPVTEPKRLVRALLQHRRQREKTILAALGEEPLTIDSIVERVYQGIAENLREAAAQSTLAHLCDLVTRGEAASLGPASRTARYFRASPEGGAK; this is translated from the coding sequence ATGAGCGAGCTTCCATTCGACCTCACGCTGGAGGGTGCTCCCGGCGAATGCGTCCGCCTGTCGCCACGCGTGCGCCGGGTGCTCGCCCCCAACCCGAGCCCCTTCACCTTTCGCGGCACCTGCACCTACATCATCGGCACCGGTGAGGTTGCAGTGATCGACCCAGGTCCCGCCGATTCCGCCCATATCGAGGCGCTTCTGGCAGCCGTTTCGGGCGAAAAGCTGCGTCATATCCTGCTGACGCACACGCACCTCGACCACTACCCGGCGGTCGCCCCCCTCGCCGAAGCGACGGGGGCAATGGTGGCCGGCTGCCGCGGCACAAATGACAGCGCATTCGCCTACAAGCCAGACCGGGTGCTTGAGGAGGGTGAAAGGATCGAAGGGCCCGATTATACGCTGACGGCTCTCGCAACCCCCGGCCACGCCGCCAACCACCTCTGCTACGAGCTCAAGGAAGAGAAGGCCCTCTTCTCCGGCGACCACGTCATGGGCTGGTCGACCTCGGTGGTGATCCCGCCGGATGGCAATATGGGCGACTACATGGCCTCGCTGAGACGCCTGCTCGATCGCGACCACGACATCTACTGGCCCGGTCATGGCGGCCCCGTTACGGAACCGAAACGGCTTGTCCGTGCCCTCCTCCAACATCGCCGCCAGCGGGAGAAGACCATCCTTGCAGCCCTCGGCGAGGAGCCTCTGACCATCGATTCGATCGTCGAGCGGGTCTATCAAGGCATCGCCGAAAACCTGCGTGAGGCCGCAGCGCAGTCGACGCTCGCGCATCTTTGCGATCTCGTCACGCGCGGCGAGGCGGCGAGTCTCGGTCCGGCAAGCCGCACGGCGCGCTATTTTCGCGCCAGCCCGGAAGGCGGGGCCAAGTAA
- a CDS encoding thiamine pyrophosphate-binding protein, which yields MEKRVTETGSKSRTGGEILIDQLVAQGVNCLTCVPGESYLAALDAMHDRAIDVLVCRNEGGAAMMAEAYGKLTGRPGVCFVTRGPGATNASHGIHIAEHDSTPMILFIGQVERGMRERGAFQEVDYKAFYGGLAKWVVEVNEAERLPELVARAFRTAMQGRPGPVVVVLPEDMLVDEAAVADAPRVEAAEIWPGAEDLEELGHLLRSARRPMAILGGSRWSETAVADFAAFAERTGLPVATSFRRAHLFPSDHPNYAGDLGIGPNPKLAERVRQADLILLVGGRFSEMPSSSYTLVDVPVPSQNFVHVHPGAEELGRVYQPTLAIQATPQAFAKALVRAELDVGAPAQEAGAAHQDFLDWSGKPLPVPGRFQYAEAMTWLRDRVPPETIICNGAGNYAGWIHRYYRFRRFATQLAPVSGSMGYGVPAAVLAKRLYPERIVVAFAGDGCFLMNGQEFSTAVQHDIPIIVIVVDNSMYGTIRMHQESRYPDRISATRLSNPDFAAYARAFGGHGETVATTEEFAPAFERALASGKPAILHCFIDPEAITPARTLSELRGSKAG from the coding sequence ATGGAAAAGCGAGTGACCGAGACCGGATCGAAATCACGCACTGGCGGCGAGATCCTGATCGATCAATTGGTTGCGCAGGGCGTCAACTGTCTCACCTGCGTGCCGGGGGAGAGTTATCTCGCAGCCCTCGATGCGATGCACGACCGTGCCATCGATGTGCTCGTGTGCCGCAATGAGGGCGGCGCGGCGATGATGGCCGAAGCATACGGCAAATTGACCGGCCGCCCAGGCGTCTGTTTCGTCACCCGCGGGCCCGGCGCCACCAATGCGAGCCACGGCATTCACATTGCCGAGCACGATTCCACGCCGATGATCCTCTTCATCGGGCAGGTTGAGCGCGGCATGCGCGAGCGCGGCGCCTTCCAGGAGGTGGATTACAAAGCGTTTTACGGCGGCCTCGCCAAATGGGTCGTGGAGGTGAACGAGGCGGAGCGTCTGCCGGAACTCGTCGCCCGCGCTTTTCGCACGGCCATGCAGGGACGTCCCGGCCCAGTGGTCGTCGTTCTGCCTGAGGACATGCTTGTCGACGAGGCGGCCGTCGCGGATGCGCCGCGCGTCGAAGCGGCCGAGATCTGGCCAGGGGCTGAGGATCTCGAAGAGCTCGGCCATCTTCTCCGCAGCGCCCGGCGCCCGATGGCCATTCTCGGCGGTTCGCGTTGGAGCGAGACGGCCGTTGCGGATTTCGCCGCCTTTGCGGAGCGCACCGGCCTTCCCGTCGCCACCTCTTTCCGCCGCGCCCATCTCTTTCCCTCAGATCACCCCAACTACGCGGGCGATCTCGGCATCGGGCCCAATCCCAAGCTGGCGGAACGCGTGCGGCAGGCCGACCTCATTCTCCTCGTCGGCGGGCGTTTCTCCGAAATGCCCTCGTCCTCCTACACGCTTGTAGACGTGCCCGTGCCGTCCCAGAATTTCGTGCACGTGCATCCGGGGGCCGAGGAGCTAGGTCGGGTCTACCAGCCGACCCTTGCCATCCAGGCGACGCCGCAGGCCTTCGCAAAGGCGCTCGTGCGGGCCGAGCTCGATGTCGGCGCCCCCGCACAGGAGGCAGGCGCCGCCCATCAAGACTTCCTCGACTGGTCGGGCAAGCCGCTCCCTGTGCCGGGCCGCTTCCAGTATGCCGAGGCGATGACCTGGCTGCGCGACCGGGTGCCCCCCGAGACGATCATCTGCAACGGCGCCGGCAATTACGCGGGCTGGATCCACCGCTATTACCGTTTCCGCCGCTTTGCGACGCAGCTTGCGCCGGTTTCTGGCTCCATGGGCTATGGCGTGCCGGCCGCGGTTCTTGCCAAACGCCTTTATCCGGAGCGCATCGTCGTCGCGTTCGCGGGCGACGGATGCTTCCTGATGAACGGCCAGGAATTTTCGACCGCCGTGCAGCACGACATCCCGATCATCGTGATCGTCGTCGACAACAGCATGTATGGGACGATCCGGATGCATCAGGAATCGCGCTATCCCGACCGCATCTCTGCGACGCGGCTCTCCAATCCCGATTTTGCCGCCTATGCCCGCGCCTTCGGTGGCCATGGCGAGACGGTGGCAACGACGGAGGAATTCGCGCCGGCGTTTGAGCGGGCGCTCGCCTCCGGCAAGCCGGCGATCCTGCATTGCTTCATCGATCCGGAAGCCATCACCCCGGCCCGAACTTTGAGCGAGCTGCGCGGCAGCAAGGCCGGCTGA
- a CDS encoding succinate dehydrogenase iron-sulfur subunit: MVQLTLPKNSTVHRGKVWPKPAGSKHKEFQIYRWDPEDGRNPRLDTYYVDTDDCGPMVLDALLWIKNKVDPTLTLRRSCREGICGSCAMNIDGSNTLACTTGWGDINGVVKIYPLPHMPVVKDLVPDLTHFYAQHALIEPWLQTVSPTPEKEHLQSHEDREKLDGLYECILCACCTTSCPSYWWNGDRYLGPAALLQAYRWIVDSRDERTGERLDQLEDPFRLYRCHTILNCVQVCPKGLNPAKAIGEIKKMMVERRV, encoded by the coding sequence ATGGTTCAGCTGACTCTTCCGAAAAACTCGACAGTTCACCGCGGCAAGGTCTGGCCGAAGCCCGCGGGCAGCAAACACAAGGAATTCCAGATCTATCGCTGGGATCCCGAAGACGGCCGCAACCCGCGTCTCGATACCTATTATGTCGATACCGACGATTGCGGACCAATGGTTCTCGATGCCCTATTGTGGATCAAGAACAAGGTCGACCCGACTTTGACGCTGCGCCGCTCCTGCCGCGAAGGCATTTGCGGCTCGTGCGCCATGAATATCGACGGATCGAATACGCTCGCCTGCACGACGGGCTGGGGCGACATCAACGGCGTCGTGAAGATCTACCCGCTGCCGCATATGCCGGTGGTGAAGGATCTGGTGCCGGATCTGACGCATTTCTATGCGCAGCATGCGCTGATCGAGCCGTGGCTGCAGACGGTGTCTCCGACGCCGGAAAAGGAGCACCTGCAGAGCCACGAAGACCGCGAAAAGCTCGACGGGCTCTACGAGTGCATTCTCTGCGCCTGCTGCACGACCTCGTGCCCGAGCTATTGGTGGAACGGCGATCGCTATTTGGGCCCGGCGGCACTGCTGCAGGCCTATCGCTGGATTGTCGATTCGCGTGACGAGCGCACTGGTGAGCGTCTCGATCAGCTGGAAGATCCGTTCCGGCTTTACCGCTGCCACACGATCCTGAATTGCGTGCAGGTCTGCCCGAAGGGGCTGAACCCTGCAAAGGCGATCGGCGAAATCAAGAAGATGATGGTCGAGCGGCGCGTCTAG
- a CDS encoding VOC family protein produces the protein MIDHLGITARDFAASRLFYERALAPLGMEVIMTVGKDETGGYEGAGFGARGKPCFWVQSVPNGQVSGVHVAFAASDRAAVDAFYEAALTAGGRDNGAPGLRPHYHPNYYGAFVLDPDGNNIEAVCHRPA, from the coding sequence ATGATCGACCATCTCGGCATCACCGCGAGGGATTTCGCAGCCTCTCGCCTTTTCTATGAAAGAGCTTTGGCGCCGCTGGGCATGGAGGTGATCATGACGGTCGGCAAGGACGAAACCGGCGGCTATGAAGGCGCAGGCTTCGGCGCCCGCGGGAAGCCCTGTTTCTGGGTCCAATCCGTGCCGAACGGGCAGGTCTCGGGCGTTCATGTGGCCTTTGCCGCGTCCGATAGAGCGGCGGTGGACGCTTTTTACGAGGCAGCTCTCACAGCTGGCGGACGGGACAATGGTGCACCCGGCCTGCGGCCACACTACCATCCGAATTACTACGGCGCCTTTGTCCTCGATCCTGACGGCAACAATATCGAAGCCGTCTGTCACCGGCCCGCATGA
- the msrB gene encoding peptide-methionine (R)-S-oxide reductase MsrB: MLSRRSLFAGSAAVAALTGIGVFSPRRADAEAAGDFPVTLSRDEWKKKLTDRQFSVLRDEGTERAYTSPLNDEHREGVFHCAGCDNAVYSSKAKFDSGTGWPSFYEAIAPAAVATSRDFKLIYPRTEVHCANCGGHLGHVFNDGPKPTGKRHCINGVALVFKPAGGGDPVLG; this comes from the coding sequence ATGCTCTCACGACGCAGTCTGTTTGCCGGAAGCGCGGCGGTGGCCGCGCTGACAGGGATCGGAGTTTTCTCGCCGCGCCGGGCGGACGCTGAAGCCGCCGGCGACTTTCCGGTGACGCTGAGCCGGGACGAATGGAAGAAGAAGCTGACCGACAGGCAGTTTTCGGTGCTCCGCGACGAAGGGACCGAGCGCGCCTACACATCGCCCCTCAATGACGAACATCGCGAGGGTGTCTTCCACTGCGCCGGCTGCGACAATGCCGTCTACAGTTCGAAAGCCAAGTTCGATTCCGGCACCGGGTGGCCGAGCTTCTATGAGGCGATAGCGCCCGCCGCCGTCGCGACCTCACGCGACTTCAAGCTCATCTATCCGCGCACGGAGGTGCATTGCGCCAATTGCGGCGGGCATCTCGGTCATGTCTTCAACGATGGACCCAAGCCGACCGGCAAGCGTCACTGCATCAACGGTGTCGCCCTCGTCTTCAAGCCGGCCGGTGGCGGCGATCCGGTTCTGGGCTGA
- a CDS encoding rhodanese-like domain-containing protein produces the protein MSKTEDINGVPFEIMTPQEVRKALDAHEIVLIDVRTPAEFAFERIPGALLAPMSELDAANLPTQTDKPVVFHCGSGKRSELVSRKAIEAGFKKAAHLEGGLAAWKQAGLPLITTDFATGQPKRVGS, from the coding sequence ATGAGCAAGACAGAAGATATCAACGGCGTCCCCTTCGAGATCATGACGCCGCAGGAAGTGCGCAAGGCGCTCGATGCGCACGAGATCGTTCTGATCGATGTGCGCACCCCGGCGGAATTTGCCTTCGAGCGCATTCCCGGCGCTTTGCTCGCGCCGATGTCGGAGCTCGATGCCGCCAATCTGCCGACCCAGACGGACAAGCCCGTGGTCTTCCATTGCGGCTCCGGCAAGCGCTCGGAACTCGTCAGCCGCAAGGCAATCGAGGCGGGCTTCAAAAAGGCGGCCCATCTTGAAGGAGGCCTCGCCGCCTGGAAGCAGGCGGGCCTTCCGCTCATCACCACCGATTTTGCCACCGGTCAGCCAAAGCGCGTCGGAAGCTAA
- a CDS encoding 1-acyl-sn-glycerol-3-phosphate acyltransferase gives MSRRAAQMAMAELGWMQRARQRALRTAVRQRRGHIVDQLIAERGIGLVANPLWPLYRPLLYKILHYSEAVEMADTLGPLPGTAGMRYISELLSLNLEISGISRIPREGGFIIAANHPTGIADGVAVYDAVRQVRGDISIFTNRDAVRVNERLVEHLIPVEWREEHRSLTKTRETLRLSSKAFAEERAIVVFPAGRIAYWQGGRLNERPWQVSAVSLAQKHKVPVLPCRVTARNSWLFYLFGNQGLTELRDMTVFHELLNKRGKTFKINFGPLIPHTALQGSAARLTEQLQTYCVESLAKDPDLPFTAKEDNT, from the coding sequence TTGTCACGAAGGGCGGCGCAGATGGCGATGGCTGAACTAGGCTGGATGCAAAGGGCGCGCCAGCGGGCGCTGAGAACGGCGGTCCGTCAACGGCGTGGCCATATCGTCGATCAGCTCATCGCCGAACGCGGCATTGGACTGGTCGCCAATCCTCTCTGGCCGCTTTACCGGCCACTCCTTTATAAGATTCTCCATTACAGCGAAGCGGTCGAGATGGCCGATACGCTGGGGCCTCTGCCGGGTACGGCGGGGATGCGCTACATCAGCGAGCTTCTGTCCCTCAACCTGGAGATCTCCGGGATCTCGCGCATCCCGCGTGAGGGCGGCTTTATTATTGCAGCAAACCACCCGACAGGCATTGCCGACGGGGTTGCTGTCTATGATGCCGTTCGGCAGGTGCGCGGCGACATCTCCATCTTCACCAACCGTGACGCCGTGCGCGTGAACGAACGTCTGGTGGAGCATCTCATTCCCGTCGAATGGCGCGAAGAGCATCGCAGTCTGACGAAAACGCGCGAGACGCTGCGTCTCTCCTCCAAGGCGTTCGCCGAAGAGCGTGCCATCGTGGTCTTTCCTGCAGGCCGCATCGCCTATTGGCAGGGCGGCCGTCTGAACGAACGGCCCTGGCAGGTTTCGGCCGTGTCGCTGGCCCAAAAGCACAAGGTCCCGGTCCTCCCCTGCCGCGTCACCGCGCGCAATTCCTGGCTCTTCTATCTTTTCGGCAACCAGGGGCTCACGGAGCTCAGGGACATGACCGTGTTCCACGAGCTGCTCAACAAGCGCGGCAAGACCTTCAAGATCAACTTCGGGCCGCTCATCCCGCATACGGCACTGCAGGGGAGCGCAGCCAGGCTGACCGAACAGCTGCAGACCTATTGCGTCGAGAGCCTGGCCAAGGACCCCGACCTCCCCTTCACTGCGAAGGAAGACAACACATGA
- a CDS encoding AprI/Inh family metalloprotease inhibitor — protein sequence MSHSWRAIAATAALAASLAACQSAYFGGQSSNRYSPPPPPRPLTAAPVGTVSQAELPPPSGASASNDPMMGEPPDLRPGSDGNVQTATATPPTSGGAAIGRTDLLGGWTVSSGGDSCQLFMSLTSWSGGYRASTRGCTSPALQNVSAWNLSGNQVTLLDQGSSTVARLYSTSKTQFNGQTEAGAAISVAR from the coding sequence ATGTCGCATTCCTGGCGCGCGATCGCCGCAACCGCCGCGCTTGCAGCCTCCCTCGCCGCCTGTCAGTCCGCCTATTTCGGCGGACAAAGCAGCAATCGTTATTCTCCGCCTCCACCGCCGCGGCCGTTGACGGCAGCGCCGGTCGGAACCGTTTCGCAGGCCGAGCTTCCGCCCCCGAGCGGGGCAAGCGCCTCCAACGATCCGATGATGGGTGAACCGCCAGATCTGCGGCCGGGCTCAGACGGCAACGTGCAGACAGCGACGGCTACGCCCCCGACTTCGGGTGGCGCTGCTATCGGCCGCACCGATCTTCTCGGCGGCTGGACGGTATCCTCCGGGGGTGACAGCTGTCAGCTCTTCATGTCTTTGACGAGCTGGTCGGGCGGCTATCGCGCCTCGACGCGTGGCTGCACCTCGCCGGCGCTTCAGAACGTCTCCGCCTGGAACCTTTCAGGCAATCAAGTCACGCTGCTTGACCAGGGCAGCAGCACCGTCGCTCGCCTCTATTCGACCTCGAAAACCCAGTTCAATGGTCAAACAGAGGCAGGTGCCGCAATTTCAGTCGCCCGTTAG
- the zapE gene encoding cell division protein ZapE produces the protein MKNPVSRTYDRLAAEGGITPDPVQKELACRLDALLGALADERTKSKKSPLGWLFSKGRRPEPVPGLYIWGPVGRGKTMLMDIFFQAAPNTRKRRAHFHDFMEDVHERIARFRQRLKAGEVDGDDPIKPVARDIAAETRLLCFDEFAVNDIADAMILGRLFEKLFAEGVTLVATSNVPPDRLYENGLNRPLFVPFIDLINKSNAVFHLDAPHDYRLDKHGEEPLYVTPLGEAAEKILDAHFERLSGEARGTPQQLSLRGRHLDVPEAAGGVARFSFHELCEKPLGSADYLKLAKTFHTIIVSGIPVMSPQTRNEAKRFINLIDTLYDQKIRFIASAEAEPDALWQGTSGAEAFEFQRTASRLTEMRSDAWPGEAAERG, from the coding sequence ATGAAAAATCCGGTTTCCCGCACCTATGATCGCCTGGCGGCGGAAGGTGGCATCACCCCCGATCCCGTCCAGAAGGAGCTCGCTTGCCGGCTCGACGCGCTTCTTGGCGCGCTTGCAGACGAGCGCACCAAATCGAAAAAGAGCCCACTCGGATGGCTGTTTTCCAAGGGGCGCCGACCCGAGCCTGTTCCCGGCCTTTATATTTGGGGTCCGGTCGGGCGCGGCAAGACGATGCTCATGGACATCTTCTTCCAGGCCGCCCCCAACACCCGCAAGCGCCGGGCGCATTTCCATGATTTCATGGAAGACGTGCACGAGCGGATCGCCCGCTTCCGCCAGCGCCTCAAGGCCGGTGAGGTGGACGGCGACGATCCGATCAAGCCGGTGGCGCGCGATATCGCGGCCGAGACCCGGCTCCTTTGCTTCGACGAATTCGCCGTGAACGACATCGCCGATGCGATGATCCTGGGCCGGCTTTTCGAGAAGCTCTTCGCGGAGGGGGTGACGCTTGTCGCGACCTCCAACGTGCCGCCCGACCGGCTTTATGAGAACGGCCTCAACCGGCCGCTTTTCGTGCCGTTCATCGACCTCATCAATAAGTCTAATGCGGTTTTCCATCTCGATGCGCCGCACGATTACCGCCTCGACAAGCACGGCGAGGAGCCTCTCTATGTGACGCCGCTCGGAGAGGCGGCCGAGAAGATCCTCGACGCGCATTTCGAGCGCCTCTCGGGCGAAGCCCGCGGAACACCTCAGCAGCTCAGTCTACGTGGCCGTCATCTCGACGTGCCTGAAGCGGCTGGCGGCGTCGCCCGCTTCAGCTTTCACGAGCTTTGTGAAAAGCCCCTCGGCAGCGCCGATTATCTGAAGCTCGCCAAGACCTTCCACACGATCATCGTCTCCGGCATCCCGGTCATGAGCCCGCAGACCCGCAACGAGGCGAAGCGCTTCATCAATCTCATCGACACGCTCTACGACCAGAAGATCCGCTTCATCGCGTCGGCAGAGGCGGAGCCGGATGCCTTGTGGCAGGGCACGAGCGGGGCGGAAGCCTTCGAGTTTCAGCGCACGGCGTCGCGCCTCACAGAGATGCGTTCGGACGCCTGGCCGGGTGAGGCAGCCGAGCGCGGATGA